One region of Eupeodes corollae chromosome 1, idEupCoro1.1, whole genome shotgun sequence genomic DNA includes:
- the LOC129944039 gene encoding uncharacterized protein LOC129944039: MVGRRWLGRRDSTIVLAWLRQLPVRFKPYVANRVSYVQQNSDPSAWHHIPTAHNPADCASRGLTPSQIQAHTLWWTGPGFLQQGNLYNTASEPLCSQDDLQNLRQEERLPVVTHTRIENMGLLMTRRRDGLAINFLDRTNSLTKIKRIMAHILYALYAGSKKRVTYGSEICSVERLHQAMQAKNLPGSSTLSSLNPFIDEGNILRVGGRIKRSTLDANQRFPIILSREGKLAYMIVAEVHRTTLHGGVQLMLQIIRQTHWIKGGRALIHKQPCKQLHSDNGTNFQGANRRMEEDLEAWHCEHVKQQLTHRGTTWHFIPPSAPHQGGIWEAAVKSAKRLIVRVVGSQTMSYEQFNTLLIRIEACLNSRPLVALYDDPDDKLALTPGNFLTCGPIIALPEPTVMNLPLNRIKEWNLVR, translated from the exons ATGGTTGGCAGGCGTTGGTTGGGACGAAGAGATTCAACAATCGTTTTGGCATGGCTACGACAACTCCCAGTCAGATTCAAACCATACGTAGCGAACAGGGTGAGTTACGTACAACAGAATAGTGACCCGTCTGCATGGCATCATATTCCTACGGCACATAACCCAGCAGATTGTGCTAGTCGAGGATTAACACCTTCGCAGATACAGGCTCATACACTCTGGTGGACGGGCCCTGGTTTTCTTCAACAAGGCAATCTATACAATACGGCAAGTGAACCATTATGCTCACAAGATGATCTTCAAAACTTACGGCAGGAAGAGAGGTTACCGGTTGTGACTCATACACGCATTGAGAACATGGGCTTGCTCATGACGCGACGACGAGATGGTCTCGCGATCAATTTCCTGGATCGAACGAATTCCCTCACGAAGATAAAACGGATTATGGCTCACATTCTTTACGCACTTTATGCTGGCAGCAAGAAGCGAGTAACATACGGTTCCGAAATATGCAGTGTGGAGCGATTACATCAGGCAATGCAA GCGAAGAACTTACCAGGCTCCAGCACACTCAGTTCATTGAATCCATTTATCGATGAAGGCAATATTTTGCGAGTTGGTGGCCGGATCAAACGGTCGACATTGGATGCGAATCAAAGGTTTCCAATTATCCTATCGAGAGAAGGCAAACTAGCATATATGATTGTGGCTGAAGTACATCGCACAACTTTACATGGTGGTGTGCAATTAATGTTGCAGATCATTCGACAAACGCATTGGATCAAAGGAGGCCGGGCACTT ATTCACAAGCAGCCGTGTAAACAACTCCATTCAGACAATGGCACAAATTTCCAGGGTGCAAATCGTCGTATGGAAGAGGACTTAGAGGCATGGCACTGCGAGCATGTGAAACAACAATTGACGCATCGTGGTACAACGTGGCACTTCATACCACCATCAGCCCCCCATCAAGGTGGCATATGGGAGGCAGCTGTGAAGTCAGCAAAAAGGCTTATTGTACGAGTAGTTGGCAGTCAAACTATGAGCTATGAACAATTTAATACTTTGCTCATCCGAATCGAGGCTTGCTTGAACTCTAGGCCATTGGTGGCTTTGTATGATGATCCAGACGACAAGCTAGCATTAACACCAGGCAATTTTCTTACGTGTGGTCCAATTATTGCTCTACCTGAACCCACAGTCATGAATTTACCATTGAATCGCATTAAGGAATGGAATTTAGTTCGATGA
- the LOC129944050 gene encoding uncharacterized protein LOC129944050 has product MVIAGAVDLPTHRIGIDRWRHLKGLSLADPNFGSPGEIDLLIGADVWGLIIKDGLINGEANQPHAQNTHLGWVVSGPVDLIRCNLAQSMHVRGNENLEEALTRFWLLEEPTLSEVDTHTDECEQHYEATVHRQHDGRYVVSIPFLKEEPTLGDSRRMAMRQFYRNERRLHSDPDLLVKYVQFMREYEALNQMALYEGEVGEGTLSYYITHHAVTSKFRVVFNASAKSDNGLSLNDTQHIGPAISCGSGGGDREDVPSSFGASKSTKAAAHIMTRKSE; this is encoded by the exons ATGGTTATCGCTGGTGCAG TAGATTTGCCTACTCATCGTATAGGCATCGATCGATGGCGACATTTAAAAGGATTATCTCTAGCAGATCCAAATTTCGGTAGTCCAGGTGAGATCGACTTGTTGATTGGAGCTGACGTCTGGGGCTTAATAATCAAAGATGGACTTATAAACGGCGAAGCAAATCAACCTCATGCGCAGAATACACATCTTGGTTGGGTAGTTTCTGGACCAGTGGACTTAATACGTTGTAACTTGGCACAAAGTATGCATGTCCGAGGAAACGAAAATCTGGAGGAGGCTCTTACACGTTTCTGGCTGTTAGAAGAACCAACTTTGTCAGAAGTCGACACTCACACAGATGAATGCGAGCAGCATTATGAAGCAACAGTTCATCGACAACACGATGGCCGGTATGTAGTCAGCATACCCTTTTTGAAGGAAGAACCGACACTTGGTGACTCACGTCGAATGGCAATGCGGCAGTTTTATCGAAACGAGAGGCGACTACATTCTGATCCCGATCTATTGGTAAAATACGTACAATTTATGCGTGAGTATGAGGCATTGAATCAAATGGCATTATACGAAGGTGAAGTGGGTGAAGGTACTCTGTCATACTACATAACTCATCATGCAGTCACATCTAAATTTCGAGTTGTGTTTAATGCTTCGGCTAAATCAGACAACGGTTTGTCCCTCAACGACACGCAACACATCGGTCCT GCTATATCGTGTGGCAGTGGTGGCGGTGATCGAGAAGATGTTCCGTCAAGTTTTGGTGCATCCAAATCAACAAAAGCGGCAGCTCATATTATGACGAGAAAATCCGAATGA
- the LOC129944058 gene encoding uncharacterized protein LOC129944058 yields MAELKLRSSAATSISKLVKKLEAGELAELDLAMKRATLDNLGSHFTRFVDAHFLLVGRAKETEMEAHSTLFEEVEDKYTKVKAMLTAAIDLAVQEQQASEASVVRSVHVQQGDLNDLRLEKIVIPEFNGEFNKWIAFRDMFEAMVHSKEHLSTAAKYTRLMRALNGSAAQVLAGFLPTDDNYESAWQTLKARYDNDRLIVSAHLSIFHNMDSIEKETNTGLRRVVDITNETTRSLAAMKRPVEKWDDILVHILASKLPRATIINWEMQLKGTELPKLAELLVFIEGKARGLDHMGSAMNDRTYNSGNSVNKRLSSTPKAHVSTGSGGASRLTRTNLPSAGHGHCYYCNGDHYIGRCPNLEALSAAERFGKVKDSNLCYNCLTPGHATRVCLSKHRCGKCQGMHHTILCRTVTSNQSLSNKTPTAGASTVASPPQTLA; encoded by the coding sequence ATGGCTGAATTAAAGTTGCGGTCGAGTGCTGCTACATCTATTTCGAAGCTTGTGAAGAAATTGGAAGCTGGAGAGTTGGCAGAGCTAGATCTAGCTATGAAGCGTGCTACTTTGGACAATTTAGGGAGCCATTTCACAAGGTTTGTAGATGCACACTTTTTGTTGGTGGGTAGAGCAAAGGAAACAGAGATGGAAGCGCACTCCACTCTGTTCGAAGAGGTCGAGGACAAATATACAAAGGTGAAAGCCATGCTGACAGCTGCAATTGATTTGGCTGTGCAGGAGCAGCAGGCATCTGAAGCCAGTGTGGTGCGCTCGGTTCACGTTCAACAAGGTGATCTGAATGATTTGcgtctggaaaaaattgttatccCAGAATTTAATGGCGAATTCAATAAATGGATTGCGTTCCGAGACATGTTTGAGGCAATGGTCCACTCAAAAGAGCACCTTTCGACAGCTGCCAAATATACGAGGCTGATGAGAGCACTAAACGGCTCAGCTGCTCAGGTGTTAGCTGGTTTTCTACCTACCGATGACAATTACGAATCGGCATGGCAGACGTTGAAGGCTCGGTATGACAACGATCGTCTGATTGTGTCCGCCCATTTGAGTATATTTCACAATATGGACTCTATTGAGAAGGAGACAAATACAGGCTTGCGTCGAGTGGTGGACATAACGAACGAGACCACACGTTCATTGGCAGCTATGAAACGGCCTGTCGAGAAGTGGGATGATATTCTAGTCCACATTCTAGCTTCAAAACTTCCAAGGGCAACGATTATAAATTGGGAAATGCAGTTGAAAGGAACTGAACTTCCCAAATTGGCAGAGTTACTAGTATTCATCGAAGGCAAAGCACGAGGTCTCGACCATATGGGAAGCGCTATGAATGATAGAACGTATAATTCAGGCAATAGCGTCAACAAACGATTATCATCAACTCCTAAGGCGCATGTGAGCACAGGCTCGGGCGGTGCTTCAAGGCTGACACGAACTAATTTACCATCTGCAGGTCATGGTCATTGTTACTATTGCAATGGTGATCATTACATCGGACGCTGTCCGAATTTGGAGGCGCTTTCAGCAGCAGAACGTTTTGGTAAGGTTAAAGATTCTAATCTTTGTTACAATTGTCTCACTCCAGGTCATGCGACGCGAGTGTGTCTTTCTAAACATCGATGTGGAAAATGCCAGGGTATGCATCACACAATTCTTTGTCGCACTGTGACATCAAATCAGTCGTTATCCAATAAGACTCCAACGGCTGGTGCTTCTACGGTGGCATCTCCACCGCAGACTTTAGCATGA